In Aestuariibaculum lutulentum, one DNA window encodes the following:
- a CDS encoding T9SS type B sorting domain-containing protein, with protein sequence MNNSISVQDLIENNLASNCVEISNVTTSLNGIATGFPSFGSFQSNNTNFPLSQGIILSTGNAASAGNTVISDDLSEGDLTWGTDPDIETALGTSNTVNATVIEFDFIALSDVIQFNYIFASEEYYANYPCNSSDGFAFLIRESGSTAPYENIAVVPGTSTPVTVNNIHSEILGICDAANEQYFAGYNLANTNFNGSTTVLTAASNVTPNVQYHVKLIVADQAGDPGYDSAVFIESTTFSDLELGDDINTCSSSVTLNGEIQNPLTTYAWYRDNAVIPGETNPTLTTSLTGLYRVEITISGVSCVITDEVYVTIDNELTMNPISPYTLCDANGDGQETFDLTTKNSDVENTLSTLPTNYTIAYYYSDDDARNNPSSNITNPITTNSTSIYVRVEDTDNGCLFFGTFDLIVNALPNVNQPDVWDICDNDNVPDSRTEIDLREQDIIITGGASNLSVSYHYSQDGAINDYDIVVTPYTNTNPNETLYVRVEDTQTGCTNTSATLTLNVTNGNTQILRNRQYLDACDPDHDGFANFDLTEVISRILNGANGFNNPTYHTSQEDAESGTNPIPDPTNFQNTIANEQTIFIRLEDSTTGCYAIILLEIHTNLLLTGTDTNEFALCDEAGSNGTIGFDLYAVENYIIGEIPTLYFPIEVSFFETQNDLNNNNAINKDVLYDVSATQPSTLLIRIVNTDTGCTEEEDIILRVNPILLFNPPAPVPYCDNDNDGMADVYLHDFDAQILNGNTDFTVSYFASEDDAIQNLTQLPDPYFVDQQTTVWARITNTNTGCHTENSFDIAVVVAPATSQPGNIIICDNDQDGFSIVNLDQTIDELVTDPTGLNISFHTSLANAEANIAPITNSSSYDANSQTIYVRVTDASATTTCPSIQSFNIIINTLPVIPTISPYQICVDQSITSADFIFANKDAEILNGQTGKEVYYFEDSNYTTLINKNNPYPSNGAQTIYIRVENISDPSCNATSSFTLELSHYPTYNTDFTDFPPVCQSTANDYTFNFEEKRQEIAQGSTDNLNIQFFLDENDAINNTGTPLPDQFTYAFNAQNRQGQFYVRIENTGNSCALLEVVRYITFPTPHIISATIAPVCDVDYDGSTTIDLTTTNYNIENVRFSDVSISYYETFDETSMTLTNEIPSSIITNYPLTTSQTIYIKAEIEDTGCYDYIAMELQVNLPPAVNTIDPIVFCDNDTSSYDLSQVNTMLVDNTNNITITYHNTQTDAESGTSPISTNYSYTSSNPNIYARVANSITGCFVTQAFELQINPNPVANTPQDFEDCDDDFDGFLEFNLTDNNANILGSQSASEFTITYYNDINDAIAKENPLGDLHAAVNGEIVFARIENNLTACYDITQFNIFVNPLPTIPVEDVEPLCLNDLPQSVSAETGNAGDTYLWDTGETTPEIELDIADIGAHWVEVTTLNGCSFRKDFSLIESEEAEINFTTKVDFADPNSITVDVSGIGNYVYILDNGEPQTSNVFNNVTFGLHQVTIRDLNGCEDVITEVFVFDIPKFFTPNNDGTFDTWHVIGIDQLPGTLVYIYDRYGKLLKTLTHNSIGWDGTFNGQNMPSNDYWFVAKIVQNGNPFEVKGHFALKR encoded by the coding sequence GTGAATAATTCTATTTCAGTTCAGGATTTAATAGAAAATAATTTAGCCAGTAATTGTGTTGAAATATCAAATGTTACCACATCACTTAATGGCATTGCCACAGGCTTTCCTAGCTTTGGTAGTTTCCAGAGTAATAACACCAACTTTCCGTTAAGCCAGGGTATTATTTTATCAACAGGTAATGCGGCTTCTGCGGGAAACACGGTTATTTCTGACGATTTAAGTGAAGGTGATTTAACCTGGGGCACCGATCCGGATATTGAAACTGCTTTAGGAACAAGTAACACAGTGAATGCTACGGTTATCGAATTTGACTTTATTGCCCTTTCTGATGTGATTCAGTTCAATTACATTTTTGCTTCCGAAGAATACTATGCCAATTATCCTTGTAATTCATCAGATGGTTTTGCTTTTTTAATACGAGAAAGTGGTAGTACAGCTCCATATGAAAACATTGCTGTTGTTCCAGGAACCAGCACTCCTGTAACCGTAAACAATATCCATAGTGAAATATTAGGGATTTGTGATGCCGCTAACGAACAATACTTCGCAGGATACAATTTAGCGAACACAAACTTTAACGGAAGCACAACGGTTTTAACTGCCGCTAGTAATGTGACTCCCAACGTACAATATCATGTAAAGTTAATTGTCGCCGATCAGGCTGGAGATCCTGGCTACGATTCTGCTGTATTTATCGAATCAACCACGTTTAGCGACTTGGAACTTGGAGATGATATTAATACCTGTTCAAGCAGTGTTACCCTTAATGGAGAAATACAAAATCCCTTAACTACCTATGCCTGGTACAGAGATAACGCCGTTATACCCGGAGAAACTAATCCTACTTTAACCACATCTTTAACCGGATTATATAGAGTTGAAATTACCATAAGTGGCGTAAGTTGTGTTATTACTGATGAAGTTTATGTAACGATTGACAATGAGTTAACCATGAACCCCATATCTCCATACACTTTATGTGACGCTAATGGTGACGGACAAGAAACTTTTGATTTAACGACTAAAAATTCAGATGTTGAGAATACCCTATCAACTCTTCCCACAAACTATACTATTGCGTATTATTATTCTGATGATGATGCGAGAAACAATCCTTCCAGCAACATTACAAATCCTATAACTACTAATTCGACATCAATTTACGTACGCGTAGAGGATACTGACAATGGTTGTTTGTTCTTCGGAACATTTGATTTAATTGTTAATGCACTACCAAATGTTAATCAACCAGATGTTTGGGACATTTGTGATAATGATAACGTGCCAGACAGTCGTACCGAAATAGATTTAAGAGAACAAGATATTATTATAACGGGTGGTGCATCAAACCTATCGGTAAGCTATCACTATTCACAAGATGGAGCAATTAATGACTATGATATTGTTGTTACACCTTATACCAATACTAACCCAAACGAAACACTTTATGTTCGAGTTGAAGATACGCAAACTGGATGTACAAACACCTCAGCAACTCTAACCCTAAATGTTACTAATGGAAATACACAAATTTTAAGGAACCGACAGTATCTTGATGCCTGCGATCCAGATCATGATGGCTTTGCTAATTTTGATTTAACTGAAGTTATAAGCCGAATTTTAAATGGAGCAAACGGATTCAATAATCCAACATACCATACCTCTCAGGAAGATGCCGAATCGGGAACGAATCCAATTCCAGATCCAACCAATTTCCAGAACACGATTGCTAACGAACAAACCATTTTCATTCGTTTGGAGGACAGTACAACAGGGTGTTATGCCATTATTCTTTTAGAAATTCATACCAATTTACTTCTTACCGGAACAGACACCAATGAGTTCGCCTTATGTGATGAAGCAGGTAGTAACGGTACTATTGGTTTTGATTTATATGCGGTAGAAAATTATATTATTGGAGAAATTCCAACTCTTTATTTCCCTATTGAAGTTTCATTTTTCGAAACCCAAAACGATTTAAACAACAATAATGCTATAAACAAAGATGTTTTATACGATGTTAGTGCTACCCAACCCTCAACCCTATTAATTAGAATTGTAAATACAGATACAGGTTGCACTGAAGAGGAAGATATTATTTTGCGTGTCAATCCTATTCTATTGTTCAATCCACCAGCTCCGGTTCCTTATTGTGATAATGATAACGATGGTATGGCAGATGTATATCTTCATGATTTCGATGCTCAAATTCTAAACGGTAATACAGATTTTACAGTTTCTTATTTTGCTTCGGAAGATGATGCCATACAAAATCTAACTCAACTTCCAGACCCTTATTTTGTAGACCAGCAAACTACAGTGTGGGCACGTATTACCAATACCAACACAGGCTGTCATACCGAAAATTCATTCGATATTGCCGTGGTTGTTGCCCCAGCAACCTCTCAACCTGGAAATATCATTATTTGTGATAACGATCAAGATGGATTCTCAATAGTGAATTTAGATCAAACTATAGACGAATTAGTTACGGACCCAACAGGCTTAAACATTAGTTTTCACACATCGCTTGCCAATGCTGAAGCAAACATAGCACCTATAACCAATTCTTCGAGTTACGATGCTAATTCTCAAACAATATATGTTCGTGTTACCGATGCTTCAGCAACCACGACTTGTCCTTCAATTCAATCATTCAATATCATAATCAACACTCTTCCGGTCATCCCAACCATTTCTCCGTACCAGATATGTGTTGACCAAAGTATTACTTCTGCCGATTTTATCTTCGCAAATAAAGATGCTGAGATATTAAACGGTCAAACCGGCAAAGAAGTCTATTATTTTGAAGACAGTAACTATACAACCCTAATCAATAAGAACAATCCGTATCCAAGTAATGGTGCTCAAACCATTTACATACGTGTTGAAAACATCTCAGATCCGAGTTGTAATGCCACCTCATCATTTACTTTAGAATTGTCACACTACCCAACCTATAATACAGATTTTACCGATTTCCCTCCTGTATGTCAAAGTACTGCTAACGATTATACTTTTAATTTTGAAGAAAAACGTCAGGAGATAGCGCAAGGCAGTACCGATAATTTAAACATTCAGTTTTTCTTAGATGAAAACGATGCCATAAACAATACAGGCACACCTCTTCCAGACCAATTCACCTATGCTTTTAACGCACAAAATAGACAAGGTCAGTTTTATGTACGTATTGAAAACACAGGAAACTCTTGTGCTTTACTCGAAGTGGTTAGATACATTACCTTCCCTACACCACATATTATTTCAGCAACTATCGCCCCTGTTTGTGATGTTGATTACGATGGCAGTACAACCATAGACTTGACAACTACAAATTATAATATTGAGAATGTCAGATTCAGTGATGTTTCAATTTCGTATTACGAAACTTTTGATGAAACATCGATGACGTTAACCAACGAAATTCCTAGTTCAATTATTACAAACTACCCACTAACTACTAGTCAGACCATTTATATAAAGGCTGAAATTGAAGACACTGGATGCTATGATTATATTGCTATGGAATTACAAGTAAACTTGCCTCCGGCAGTAAACACTATCGACCCGATTGTATTTTGTGATAACGACACAAGCAGTTACGATTTATCACAAGTAAATACCATGTTAGTCGATAACACCAATAACATTACAATTACCTACCACAACACCCAAACTGATGCAGAAAGCGGTACTTCCCCAATCAGCACCAATTACTCTTACACCTCTAGCAATCCTAACATATATGCCAGAGTAGCCAATAGCATTACAGGATGTTTTGTCACACAGGCCTTCGAACTGCAAATTAACCCGAATCCTGTTGCCAATACGCCACAGGATTTTGAAGATTGTGACGACGATTTTGATGGCTTTTTAGAATTCAATTTAACAGATAACAATGCAAACATTTTAGGAAGCCAGAGTGCTTCAGAATTTACCATTACCTATTATAACGATATTAACGATGCTATAGCTAAAGAAAACCCATTAGGAGATTTACACGCTGCCGTTAACGGAGAGATTGTATTTGCTCGCATTGAAAATAATTTAACAGCTTGTTACGATATTACTCAGTTTAACATTTTTGTCAATCCGTTACCTACAATTCCTGTTGAAGATGTAGAGCCACTTTGTCTTAATGATTTACCTCAATCCGTAAGTGCCGAAACCGGAAATGCAGGAGACACTTACCTTTGGGATACTGGGGAAACTACTCCTGAAATTGAATTAGACATTGCCGACATTGGAGCACATTGGGTAGAAGTTACCACTCTTAACGGATGTTCTTTTAGAAAAGATTTCAGCCTTATTGAATCTGAAGAAGCAGAAATTAACTTCACGACTAAAGTCGATTTCGCCGACCCAAACAGTATTACCGTTGATGTAAGCGGTATTGGTAATTATGTGTATATTTTAGATAACGGTGAGCCTCAAACCTCAAACGTATTTAACAATGTCACCTTCGGACTTCATCAAGTTACTATACGCGATTTAAACGGCTGTGAAGATGTCATTACCGAAGTATTTGTATTCGATATTCCTAAATTCTTTACACCAAATAATGATGGTACTTTCGACACCTGGCATGTTATAGGTATCGATCAACTTCCGGGAACTTTAGTTTACATCTATGATCGCTACGGAAAACTATTAAAAACCCTTACACATAATTCAATTGGCTGGGATGGTACTTTTAATGGACAAAATATGCCTTCAAACGATTATTGGTTTGTTGCTAAAATTGTTCAAAACGGGAATCCTTTTGAAGTGAAAGGACATTTTGCACTAAAACGTTAA
- a CDS encoding T9SS type B sorting domain-containing protein: MVKKIATLLIFLNTCFSFSQSEASNWFFGDNAGIRFNRDGTISELTNGRLSTTEGCATISDANGNLLFYTDGVTVWNKNHTAMPNGYGLYGDSSSTQSAIVVPQPENPDIYYIFTVDTSVGRNDPDYGFNYSIVDMTLDSGLGNVTIKNSRLLSNCSEKVTAVVKDCVSQSIWVITFAPDRTEFIDTFYAYEVSTTGLNTTPVKSAFATDIQDKRGYLKLSPEGTKLVCANGQYGLFLYDFDKTTGIVSNEIPININFSLNSQKPQVSYGAEFSPSSELLYITSYYETTEEEGFNPIYQYGALLQYDLTAPNISASEVVLDHSQTYRGALQLGPNGKIYRTMNRSYNIGLPYLSVINTPNNKGTACNYTHSALQISRNGRQGLPPFITSFFSQKIDIIGYSDTFSIELELCENDTYTLKAPEIPGATYIWSFNGQEISNTDYFLDVNEGGVYNVFIDPNTGECDKTLEGVANVIYNENPVAYDYKLTQCDEDGIQGGFTRFNLNEATSYLTGNNENLAVEFYLDASLTLPVTTPEDFNFDAETPQPVYTKVYNKNTNCFDISTLTLEVSLTQIPDFTATPQCDELYSEDGLNTFYLNDITTELQTTNNILSSSITFYETYEDALLEQNRLNSIYNNTTPYNQTIYSRIENDNSCFGINKIFLSVNKIPEVEAEDYRLYCLNSYPQTIIIDAGMVNDNPDNYTYLWSTGETTHDIAINQPGIYTVVISNAADCSKERTVTVEASNIATIDNILVKDASENNTITTVVSGEGLYEFALYDDNNILVTDYQESNVFTNIRAGIYKVYIKDVKNDCGMVYQSVSVIGFPKVFTPNNDGFNDTWQVYGTSDMFQPNSKIQIFDRYGKLLKELTPLNGGWDGSFNGKQLPNDDYWFFVTLQDGRIFKDHFTLKR, encoded by the coding sequence ATGGTGAAGAAAATAGCAACTCTATTAATATTTTTAAATACCTGTTTTAGTTTTAGTCAAAGTGAAGCCTCGAACTGGTTTTTTGGTGATAATGCAGGTATTCGGTTTAACCGTGACGGAACAATCTCAGAACTAACTAACGGACGTCTTAGCACCACGGAAGGTTGCGCGACTATTTCTGATGCTAACGGCAACCTGCTATTCTATACAGATGGTGTTACAGTCTGGAATAAAAACCATACTGCTATGCCAAATGGTTATGGACTTTATGGAGATTCATCGAGTACACAATCGGCTATTGTAGTACCTCAACCAGAGAACCCGGACATTTATTATATTTTCACGGTAGACACCTCGGTTGGCAGAAATGATCCCGACTACGGATTTAACTATTCTATTGTTGATATGACTTTAGATTCTGGACTAGGAAACGTTACCATTAAAAATTCCAGATTACTATCTAACTGTTCTGAAAAAGTCACAGCGGTGGTTAAAGATTGTGTAAGCCAATCCATTTGGGTTATTACTTTTGCCCCAGACAGAACAGAATTTATTGACACCTTTTATGCTTATGAAGTGAGTACTACAGGGTTAAATACAACACCTGTTAAGTCCGCTTTCGCAACAGATATTCAAGATAAAAGAGGGTATTTGAAATTATCGCCTGAAGGAACAAAACTAGTTTGCGCCAATGGACAATACGGCCTTTTTTTATATGATTTTGATAAAACAACAGGAATCGTTAGTAACGAAATTCCAATTAACATTAATTTTTCTTTAAACAGTCAAAAGCCTCAAGTGTCTTACGGTGCAGAGTTTTCTCCGAGTAGTGAATTACTTTATATTACCTCGTATTACGAAACTACCGAAGAAGAAGGCTTCAACCCTATATACCAATATGGTGCTTTATTGCAATACGATTTAACGGCTCCAAACATTAGTGCTTCAGAAGTGGTTTTAGACCACAGCCAAACCTATAGAGGCGCCTTACAGTTGGGGCCGAACGGTAAAATTTACAGAACTATGAATAGAAGTTACAATATCGGTCTTCCGTATCTTTCTGTAATTAACACTCCTAACAATAAAGGCACAGCCTGCAATTATACGCATAGTGCTCTGCAAATCAGCCGAAATGGGCGCCAAGGCTTACCACCTTTCATCACCTCGTTCTTTTCTCAAAAGATTGATATTATTGGCTATTCAGATACATTCTCTATTGAACTTGAACTATGTGAAAATGACACATATACTTTAAAAGCGCCCGAAATTCCTGGAGCCACCTATATCTGGTCGTTTAACGGTCAAGAAATTTCAAATACCGATTATTTTTTAGATGTAAATGAAGGAGGCGTTTATAATGTGTTTATTGATCCAAATACAGGCGAATGTGACAAAACTTTGGAGGGTGTTGCTAACGTTATTTATAATGAAAATCCCGTTGCTTACGATTATAAACTAACCCAGTGCGATGAAGACGGTATTCAGGGTGGTTTTACCAGATTTAATTTAAACGAAGCCACTTCTTACCTTACCGGAAACAATGAAAATCTAGCGGTTGAATTCTATTTGGATGCATCTCTTACTCTCCCAGTTACAACACCTGAAGACTTCAATTTTGATGCTGAAACCCCACAACCTGTATATACCAAAGTCTATAATAAAAACACAAATTGTTTCGATATTTCAACGCTAACACTAGAGGTAAGCTTAACTCAAATTCCAGACTTTACGGCAACACCTCAATGTGATGAACTCTATTCGGAGGACGGTTTGAATACTTTTTATCTAAATGATATCACAACTGAATTACAAACAACAAATAATATTTTATCCTCGAGTATAACCTTTTACGAAACTTACGAGGATGCCCTATTGGAACAAAACCGTTTAAATTCAATTTATAACAATACAACACCATATAATCAAACTATTTACTCGAGAATTGAAAACGACAACAGTTGCTTCGGTATTAATAAAATCTTCCTTTCAGTCAATAAAATTCCGGAAGTTGAAGCTGAAGACTACAGACTGTATTGTTTAAATAGTTACCCGCAAACCATAATAATTGATGCAGGTATGGTTAACGACAATCCCGATAATTACACATATTTATGGTCAACAGGGGAAACCACTCATGACATTGCTATTAATCAACCTGGCATTTATACGGTTGTTATTAGCAATGCTGCTGATTGTAGCAAGGAAAGAACTGTGACTGTAGAAGCATCTAATATCGCAACAATAGACAATATTTTAGTTAAAGACGCTTCAGAGAATAACACAATAACAACTGTTGTTTCGGGAGAAGGACTTTATGAATTTGCTTTATATGATGACAATAACATACTTGTAACCGACTATCAGGAAAGCAATGTATTTACAAACATTAGAGCAGGTATTTATAAAGTTTATATCAAGGATGTAAAAAATGATTGTGGCATGGTTTATCAAAGTGTTTCTGTTATTGGTTTCCCTAAAGTATTTACACCCAACAACGACGGATTTAATGACACCTGGCAGGTTTACGGGACATCAGACATGTTTCAGCCTAATTCAAAAATTCAGATTTTTGATCGCTATGGAAAATTATTAAAAGAATTAACGCCTTTAAATGGTGGCTGGGATGGCAGTTTTAATGGCAAACAACTTCCTAACGATGACTACTGGTTTTTTGTAACGCTTCAGGATGGTAGGATTTTCAAAGATCACTTCACCTTAAAACGCTAA
- a CDS encoding ABC transporter ATP-binding protein produces MEPILTINNLTKNFGHLTAVKDLSFTINKGNVYGILGPNGSGKSTTLGIVLNVVNKTSGDFKWFDGNTSTHDALKKVGAIIERPNFYPYMTATQNLSLVCKIKGVNFDKIDEKLEIVGLLERKHSKFSTYSLGMKQRLAIASALLNDPEILILDEPTNGLDPQGIHQIREIIKQIAEKGTTILLASHLLDEVEKVCSHVVVLRKGVKLYSGRVDEMISSHGFFELKCDNQEALVSLLENHKSFSNIKIKDNLVTAFLNEPMDSGTFNQHLFNNGIVLTHLVQRKESLEEQFLQLTDKN; encoded by the coding sequence TTGGAACCAATACTTACCATTAATAATCTCACCAAAAATTTTGGTCATTTAACGGCAGTAAAAGACCTCTCATTTACCATAAATAAAGGCAATGTATACGGCATTTTAGGCCCTAACGGCAGTGGAAAATCTACAACCCTTGGTATTGTTTTAAATGTCGTTAACAAAACCAGTGGGGATTTTAAATGGTTCGACGGAAACACCTCAACTCATGACGCCTTGAAGAAAGTTGGCGCTATTATAGAACGCCCAAACTTCTACCCTTATATGACAGCGACTCAAAATCTGAGTCTGGTATGCAAAATTAAAGGAGTCAACTTTGATAAAATTGATGAAAAACTGGAAATCGTAGGGCTTTTAGAGCGTAAACACAGCAAATTCAGCACCTATTCTTTAGGTATGAAACAACGTTTGGCCATTGCTTCTGCTCTACTTAACGATCCTGAAATTTTAATTCTAGACGAACCAACAAACGGGTTAGATCCTCAAGGTATTCACCAAATACGCGAAATTATTAAGCAAATTGCCGAAAAAGGCACAACCATTCTTCTCGCATCGCATTTATTAGATGAAGTAGAAAAAGTGTGTTCACACGTGGTGGTGCTTAGAAAAGGCGTGAAATTATATTCTGGCCGTGTAGATGAAATGATTTCTAGTCATGGCTTTTTTGAGTTGAAATGTGACAATCAGGAGGCTTTAGTTTCTCTTTTAGAGAATCATAAATCCTTTTCAAACATCAAGATTAAAGATAATTTAGTTACAGCATTTTTAAATGAACCTATGGATAGCGGTACGTTTAACCAACACCTTTTTAATAACGGTATTGTGCTTACCCATTTAGTACAACGTAAAGAAAGCCTGGAAGAGCAATTTTTACAATTAACCGATAAAAACTAA
- a CDS encoding ABC transporter permease: MLRLLNLELQKLLLNRTSKVLIFISFILPFFVILLSSLKINVFGFFTLELGELGIFNFPIIWHLTTFFASQFKFFFAIVVVSMIGNEYSNKTIKQNLIDGLSKKEFILSKFYAIVFFSAVSTILIALISICIGLYYSSYNEFNIIIRETSFLLAYLVKLIGFFSLCLFFGMLAKRSAFALAFLFILFILEWLGFGLLTWQFNMDIAESIQNFFPLKSMYKLIDQPFQRIAITKFPDKGELMYDYAVHWHEIAIVLGWTALFIFLSYRLLKKRDL; the protein is encoded by the coding sequence ATGCTTCGTTTATTAAATTTAGAATTACAAAAACTATTACTGAATCGCACCAGCAAAGTTTTAATATTTATTTCCTTCATTCTACCATTTTTTGTTATCCTGTTGTCCTCTTTAAAAATTAATGTTTTCGGTTTTTTCACTTTAGAGCTAGGTGAATTAGGAATTTTTAATTTTCCAATAATCTGGCACTTAACCACATTTTTCGCCTCGCAATTTAAATTCTTCTTTGCTATTGTAGTAGTAAGTATGATTGGCAACGAATACAGTAATAAAACCATAAAGCAAAACCTGATAGACGGACTTAGTAAAAAGGAATTTATACTTTCTAAATTTTACGCCATTGTTTTCTTTTCAGCGGTTTCAACAATTTTAATCGCATTAATTTCAATATGTATTGGTCTATATTATTCTAGCTATAACGAATTTAATATCATCATTAGAGAAACCAGTTTTCTGCTAGCGTATTTAGTAAAACTTATCGGTTTCTTCAGTTTATGTTTATTCTTCGGCATGTTAGCCAAACGTTCGGCATTTGCATTAGCCTTTCTATTTATACTTTTTATTTTAGAATGGTTAGGATTTGGTTTATTAACCTGGCAATTCAATATGGACATTGCCGAAAGTATTCAGAACTTTTTCCCTTTAAAATCGATGTACAAATTAATAGACCAACCGTTCCAACGCATTGCCATAACTAAGTTTCCTGATAAAGGTGAACTTATGTATGATTACGCTGTGCATTGGCATGAAATAGCTATAGTTTTGGGTTGGACAGCACTTTTCATCTTTTTATCGTACAGACTGTTAAAAAAGAGAGACTTATAA
- a CDS encoding plasmid pRiA4b ORF-3 family protein, producing MIYRFRVILDNDLEEDVFRDLEIREDDTLEDLHNTITQSFGFDGNEMASFYLSDDEWNQGEEISLFDLSDDNSARLMNETSINDTVDQSRTKLIYVYDFLSMWTFFVELAEIVEESEGVDYPNLMFVHGQIPDTAPEKSFEADDDFDDFNDEFEDGFDFDDYDGLDFDENWN from the coding sequence ATGATTTACAGATTTAGAGTTATACTTGATAACGATCTTGAAGAGGATGTATTCCGCGATTTAGAAATTCGTGAAGACGACACACTTGAAGATTTACACAATACCATTACACAATCTTTCGGGTTTGATGGCAATGAAATGGCTTCATTTTATTTAAGTGATGACGAATGGAACCAAGGTGAAGAAATTTCGTTATTCGATTTAAGCGACGACAATTCGGCTCGCCTAATGAATGAAACTTCTATTAATGATACTGTAGATCAATCTCGTACTAAACTTATTTATGTGTACGACTTTTTAAGTATGTGGACATTCTTTGTGGAGTTAGCCGAAATTGTTGAAGAATCTGAAGGTGTAGACTACCCTAACCTAATGTTTGTTCACGGACAAATTCCAGATACAGCTCCGGAAAAAAGCTTTGAAGCTGATGATGATTTTGACGATTTTAACGACGAGTTCGAAGACGGATTTGACTTCGACGATTACGACGGCTTAGACTTCGACGAAAACTGGAACTAA